In Zingiber officinale cultivar Zhangliang chromosome 1A, Zo_v1.1, whole genome shotgun sequence, a genomic segment contains:
- the LOC122036137 gene encoding casein kinase 1-like protein HD16 isoform X2 yields MMPELRSGARRGQAQVNPVIQAERPKTRRRRLARNQQPVDENPPLRKSAERSEDIVLVEGRGVVGEFAGEENQEEVGERKMNDCDSGAKSADKLAGGDDEGNTTPLPEKVQISNSPLFKVERKLGKGGFGQVYVGRRISPTNANDRTIGSSAVEVALKFEHRTSKGCNYGPPYEWQVYNTLGGIHGVPRVHYKGRQGDYYVMIMDILGPSLWDVWNNNSHTMSVEMVACIAIEAISILEKMHSKGYVHGDVKPENFLLGPPGTPEEKKLFLVDLGLATKWKDSSTSGHVEYDQRPDVFRGTMRYASVHAHLGRTASRRDDLESLAYTLIFLLRGRLPWQGYQGENKGFLVCKKKMATAPEALCCFCPQPFKQFVEYVVNLKFDEEPNYAKCISLFDGIVGPNPDIRPINTDGAQKVGQKRGRLMMEEEEDDQPKKKIRVGMPATQWISIYNARRPMKQRYHYNVADMRLAQHIEKGNEDGLFISCVASCSNLWALIMDAGTGFTAQVYELSANFLHKEWIMEQWEKNYYISALAGTNSGSSLVVMSKGSAYAQQSYKVSESFPFKWINKKWREGFYITAMATAGNRWAVVMSRNAGFSDQVVELDFLYPSEGIHRRWDCGFRITATAATWDQVAFVLSVPRRKPMDETQETLRTSAFPSQHVKEKWSKNLYIASVCYGRTVS; encoded by the exons ATGATGCCGGAGCTGCGTAGCGGAGCGCGCAGAGGCCAGGCGCAGGTGAATCCAGTAATCCAGGCCGAGAGGCCGAAGACGCGGCGGAGGCGGCTGGCGAGGAACCAGCAGCCGGTGGACGAGAACCCACCGTTGAGGAAGTCTGCTGAGCGTTCTGAAGATATCGTTCTGGTGGAAGGCCGAGGAGTAGTTGGTGAGTTTGCTGGGGAGGAGAACCAGGAAGAGGTGGGAGAGAGGAAGATGAATGATTGTGATAGCGGGGCGAAGAGCGCAGATAAACTCGCTGGTGGTGATGACGAGGGGAACACCACACCTCTTCCAGAAAAG GTACAAATCAGTAATTCGCCACTATTCAAAGTCGAAAGGAAACTAGGAAAAGGTGGATTTGGACAAGTATATGTTGGTCGTCGTATTTCGCCTACCAATGCAAATGATAGGACGATTGGTTCTAGTGCTGTAGAG GTAGCATTGAAATTTGAACACAGAACCAGCAAAGGATGTAACTATGGTCCACCTTACGAATGGCAAGTGTACAA CACTCTTGGTGGCATCCATGGGGTGCCACGAGTCCACTATAAGGGCCGACAAGGGGACTACTATGTCATG ATTATGGATATACTGGGTCCTAGCCTGTGGGATGTATGGAATAACAACTCACACAC AATGTCTGTGGAAATGGTTGCATGTATTGCAATTGAAGCAATCTCCATATTAGAGAAGATGCATTCAAAAGG TTATGTACATGGAGATGTGAAACCTGAGAATTTCTTACTTGGGCCTCCTGGGACTCCTGAAGAAAAGAAATTGTTTCTTGTAGATCTTGGTTTAG CCACTAAGTGGAAGGACAGCTCTACAAGTGGGCATGTTGAGTATGATCAACGTCCAGATGTTTTCAG AGGAACTATGCGCTATGCTAGTGTTCATGCTCACCTTGGGAGAACAGCAAGCAGGAGAGATGATTTAGAATCCCTTGCCTATACACTTATCTTTCTTCTCCGTGGCCGTCTACCTTGGCAAGGGTATCAG GGTGAAAATAAAGGTTTTCTTGTCTGCAAAAAAAAGATGGCTACAGCTCCAGAGGCTCTTTGTTGTTTTTGTCCACAACCTTTCAAACAGTTTGTTGAGTATGTGGTTAACCTGAAGTTTGATGAAGAACCTAATTATGCAAAATGCATCTCACTTTTTGATGGCATAGTAGGTCCTAATCCAGATATTAGGCCAATCAACACTGATGGGGCTCAAAAG GTTGGCCAAAAGAGAGGTCGTCTaatgatggaagaagaagaagatgatcaaCCCAAAAAGAAGATTAGGGTGGGGATGCCTGCAACACAATGGATTAGTATTTATAATGCACGGCGGCCTATGAAGCAGAG GTACCACTACAATGTGGCTGATATGAGGCTTGCACAACACATTGAGAAAGGAAATGAAGATGGTTTATTCATCAGTTGTGTTGCATCTTGTTCCAATCTTTGGGCCCTGATTATGGATGCAGGCACTGGCTTCACTGCTCAAGTTTACGAACTGTCTGCGAATTTTCTTCACAAG GAATGGATAATGGAACAATGGGAGAAAAACTATTACATCAGCGCACTTGCAGGGACAAACAGTGGCAGCTCCTTGGTGGTTATGTCAAAAG GTTCTGCATATGCACAGCAATCTTACAAAGTCAGCGAGTCATTTCCTTTCAAGTGGATAAACAAAAAATGGAGAGAAGGTTTTTATATCACTGCAATGGCAACAGCTGGAAATAGATGGGCTGTTGTTATGTCTCGTAATGCAGGCTTTTCTGACCAG GTTGTTGAACTCGACTTTCTCTACCCTAGTGAAGGTATTCATCGAAGATGGGATTGTGGTTTCCGCATAACGGCAACTGCTGCTACATGGGATCAAGTTGCCTTTGTGCTTAGTGTACCTAGAAGGAAGCCAATGGATGAGACACAAGAGACACTTAGGACATCTGCTTTTCCTAGTCAACATGTGAAG GAGAAGTGGTCAAAGAATCTGTACATTGCGTCTGTTTGTTATGGCCGCACCGTCTCGTGA
- the LOC122036137 gene encoding casein kinase 1-like protein HD16 isoform X5: protein MMEEEEDDQPKKKIRVGMPATQWISIYNARRPMKQRYHYNVADMRLAQHIEKGNEDGLFISCVASCSNLWALIMDAGTGFTAQVYELSANFLHKEWIMEQWEKNYYISALAGTNSGSSLVVMSKGSAYAQQSYKVSESFPFKWINKKWREGFYITAMATAGNRWAVVMSRNAGFSDQVVELDFLYPSEGIHRRWDCGFRITATAATWDQVAFVLSVPRRKPMDETQETLRTSAFPSQHVKEKWSKNLYIASVCYGRTVS, encoded by the exons atgatggaagaagaagaagatgatcaaCCCAAAAAGAAGATTAGGGTGGGGATGCCTGCAACACAATGGATTAGTATTTATAATGCACGGCGGCCTATGAAGCAGAG GTACCACTACAATGTGGCTGATATGAGGCTTGCACAACACATTGAGAAAGGAAATGAAGATGGTTTATTCATCAGTTGTGTTGCATCTTGTTCCAATCTTTGGGCCCTGATTATGGATGCAGGCACTGGCTTCACTGCTCAAGTTTACGAACTGTCTGCGAATTTTCTTCACAAG GAATGGATAATGGAACAATGGGAGAAAAACTATTACATCAGCGCACTTGCAGGGACAAACAGTGGCAGCTCCTTGGTGGTTATGTCAAAAG GTTCTGCATATGCACAGCAATCTTACAAAGTCAGCGAGTCATTTCCTTTCAAGTGGATAAACAAAAAATGGAGAGAAGGTTTTTATATCACTGCAATGGCAACAGCTGGAAATAGATGGGCTGTTGTTATGTCTCGTAATGCAGGCTTTTCTGACCAG GTTGTTGAACTCGACTTTCTCTACCCTAGTGAAGGTATTCATCGAAGATGGGATTGTGGTTTCCGCATAACGGCAACTGCTGCTACATGGGATCAAGTTGCCTTTGTGCTTAGTGTACCTAGAAGGAAGCCAATGGATGAGACACAAGAGACACTTAGGACATCTGCTTTTCCTAGTCAACATGTGAAG GAGAAGTGGTCAAAGAATCTGTACATTGCGTCTGTTTGTTATGGCCGCACCGTCTCGTGA
- the LOC122036137 gene encoding casein kinase 1-like protein HD16 isoform X3: MMPELRSGARRGQAQVNPVIQAERPKTRRRRLARNQQPVDENPPLRKSAERSEDIVLVEGRGVVGEFAGEENQEEVGERKMNDCDSGAKSADKLAGGDDEGNTTPLPEKVQISNSPLFKVERKLGKGGFGQVYVGRRISPTNANDRTIGSSAVEVALKFEHRTSKGCNYGPPYEWQVYNTLGGIHGVPRVHYKGRQGDYYVMIMDILGPSLWDVWNNNSHTMSVEMVACIAIEAISILEKMHSKGYVHGDVKPENFLLGPPGTPEEKKLFLVDLGLATKWKDSSTSGHVEYDQRPDVFRGTMRYASVHAHLGRTASRRDDLESLAYTLIFLLRGRLPWQGYQGENKGFLVCKKKMATAPEALCCFCPQPFKQFVEYVVNLKFDEEPNYAKCISLFDGIVGPNPDIRPINTDGAQKLIYQVGQKRGRLMMEEEEDDQPKKKIRVGMPATQWISIYNARRPMKQRYHYNVADMRLAQHIEKGNEDGLFISCVASCSNLWALIMDAGTGFTAQVYELSANFLHKEWIMEQWEKNYYISALAGTNSGSSLVVMSKGSAYAQQSYKVSESFPFKWINKKWREGFYITAMATAGNRWAVVMSRNAGFSDQVVELDFLYPSEGIHRRWDCGFRITATAATWDQVAFVLSVPRRKPMDETQETLRTSAFPSQHVK, translated from the exons ATGATGCCGGAGCTGCGTAGCGGAGCGCGCAGAGGCCAGGCGCAGGTGAATCCAGTAATCCAGGCCGAGAGGCCGAAGACGCGGCGGAGGCGGCTGGCGAGGAACCAGCAGCCGGTGGACGAGAACCCACCGTTGAGGAAGTCTGCTGAGCGTTCTGAAGATATCGTTCTGGTGGAAGGCCGAGGAGTAGTTGGTGAGTTTGCTGGGGAGGAGAACCAGGAAGAGGTGGGAGAGAGGAAGATGAATGATTGTGATAGCGGGGCGAAGAGCGCAGATAAACTCGCTGGTGGTGATGACGAGGGGAACACCACACCTCTTCCAGAAAAG GTACAAATCAGTAATTCGCCACTATTCAAAGTCGAAAGGAAACTAGGAAAAGGTGGATTTGGACAAGTATATGTTGGTCGTCGTATTTCGCCTACCAATGCAAATGATAGGACGATTGGTTCTAGTGCTGTAGAG GTAGCATTGAAATTTGAACACAGAACCAGCAAAGGATGTAACTATGGTCCACCTTACGAATGGCAAGTGTACAA CACTCTTGGTGGCATCCATGGGGTGCCACGAGTCCACTATAAGGGCCGACAAGGGGACTACTATGTCATG ATTATGGATATACTGGGTCCTAGCCTGTGGGATGTATGGAATAACAACTCACACAC AATGTCTGTGGAAATGGTTGCATGTATTGCAATTGAAGCAATCTCCATATTAGAGAAGATGCATTCAAAAGG TTATGTACATGGAGATGTGAAACCTGAGAATTTCTTACTTGGGCCTCCTGGGACTCCTGAAGAAAAGAAATTGTTTCTTGTAGATCTTGGTTTAG CCACTAAGTGGAAGGACAGCTCTACAAGTGGGCATGTTGAGTATGATCAACGTCCAGATGTTTTCAG AGGAACTATGCGCTATGCTAGTGTTCATGCTCACCTTGGGAGAACAGCAAGCAGGAGAGATGATTTAGAATCCCTTGCCTATACACTTATCTTTCTTCTCCGTGGCCGTCTACCTTGGCAAGGGTATCAG GGTGAAAATAAAGGTTTTCTTGTCTGCAAAAAAAAGATGGCTACAGCTCCAGAGGCTCTTTGTTGTTTTTGTCCACAACCTTTCAAACAGTTTGTTGAGTATGTGGTTAACCTGAAGTTTGATGAAGAACCTAATTATGCAAAATGCATCTCACTTTTTGATGGCATAGTAGGTCCTAATCCAGATATTAGGCCAATCAACACTGATGGGGCTCAAAAG CTTATCTATCAGGTTGGCCAAAAGAGAGGTCGTCTaatgatggaagaagaagaagatgatcaaCCCAAAAAGAAGATTAGGGTGGGGATGCCTGCAACACAATGGATTAGTATTTATAATGCACGGCGGCCTATGAAGCAGAG GTACCACTACAATGTGGCTGATATGAGGCTTGCACAACACATTGAGAAAGGAAATGAAGATGGTTTATTCATCAGTTGTGTTGCATCTTGTTCCAATCTTTGGGCCCTGATTATGGATGCAGGCACTGGCTTCACTGCTCAAGTTTACGAACTGTCTGCGAATTTTCTTCACAAG GAATGGATAATGGAACAATGGGAGAAAAACTATTACATCAGCGCACTTGCAGGGACAAACAGTGGCAGCTCCTTGGTGGTTATGTCAAAAG GTTCTGCATATGCACAGCAATCTTACAAAGTCAGCGAGTCATTTCCTTTCAAGTGGATAAACAAAAAATGGAGAGAAGGTTTTTATATCACTGCAATGGCAACAGCTGGAAATAGATGGGCTGTTGTTATGTCTCGTAATGCAGGCTTTTCTGACCAG GTTGTTGAACTCGACTTTCTCTACCCTAGTGAAGGTATTCATCGAAGATGGGATTGTGGTTTCCGCATAACGGCAACTGCTGCTACATGGGATCAAGTTGCCTTTGTGCTTAGTGTACCTAGAAGGAAGCCAATGGATGAGACACAAGAGACACTTAGGACATCTGCTTTTCCTAGTCAACATGTGAAG TAA
- the LOC122036137 gene encoding casein kinase 1-like protein HD16 isoform X4 yields MMPELRSGARRGQAQVNPVIQAERPKTRRRRLARNQQPVDENPPLRKSAERSEDIVLVEGRGVVGEFAGEENQEEVGERKMNDCDSGAKSADKLAGGDDEGNTTPLPEKVQISNSPLFKVERKLGKGGFGQVYVGRRISPTNANDRTIGSSAVEVALKFEHRTSKGCNYGPPYEWQVYNTLGGIHGVPRVHYKGRQGDYYVMIMDILGPSLWDVWNNNSHTMSVEMVACIAIEAISILEKMHSKGYVHGDVKPENFLLGPPGTPEEKKLFLVDLGLATKWKDSSTSGHVEYDQRPDVFRGTMRYASVHAHLGRTASRRDDLESLAYTLIFLLRGRLPWQGYQGENKGFLVCKKKMATAPEALCCFCPQPFKQFVEYVVNLKFDEEPNYAKCISLFDGIVGPNPDIRPINTDGAQKLIYQVGQKRGRLMMEEEEDDQPKKKIRVGMPATQWISIYNARRPMKQRYHYNVADMRLAQHIEKGNEDGLFISCVASCSNLWALIMDAGTGFTAQVYELSANFLHKEWIMEQWEKNYYISALAGTNSGSSLVVMSKGSAYAQQSYKVSESFPFKWINKKWREGFYITAMATAGNRWAVVMSRNAGFSDQ; encoded by the exons ATGATGCCGGAGCTGCGTAGCGGAGCGCGCAGAGGCCAGGCGCAGGTGAATCCAGTAATCCAGGCCGAGAGGCCGAAGACGCGGCGGAGGCGGCTGGCGAGGAACCAGCAGCCGGTGGACGAGAACCCACCGTTGAGGAAGTCTGCTGAGCGTTCTGAAGATATCGTTCTGGTGGAAGGCCGAGGAGTAGTTGGTGAGTTTGCTGGGGAGGAGAACCAGGAAGAGGTGGGAGAGAGGAAGATGAATGATTGTGATAGCGGGGCGAAGAGCGCAGATAAACTCGCTGGTGGTGATGACGAGGGGAACACCACACCTCTTCCAGAAAAG GTACAAATCAGTAATTCGCCACTATTCAAAGTCGAAAGGAAACTAGGAAAAGGTGGATTTGGACAAGTATATGTTGGTCGTCGTATTTCGCCTACCAATGCAAATGATAGGACGATTGGTTCTAGTGCTGTAGAG GTAGCATTGAAATTTGAACACAGAACCAGCAAAGGATGTAACTATGGTCCACCTTACGAATGGCAAGTGTACAA CACTCTTGGTGGCATCCATGGGGTGCCACGAGTCCACTATAAGGGCCGACAAGGGGACTACTATGTCATG ATTATGGATATACTGGGTCCTAGCCTGTGGGATGTATGGAATAACAACTCACACAC AATGTCTGTGGAAATGGTTGCATGTATTGCAATTGAAGCAATCTCCATATTAGAGAAGATGCATTCAAAAGG TTATGTACATGGAGATGTGAAACCTGAGAATTTCTTACTTGGGCCTCCTGGGACTCCTGAAGAAAAGAAATTGTTTCTTGTAGATCTTGGTTTAG CCACTAAGTGGAAGGACAGCTCTACAAGTGGGCATGTTGAGTATGATCAACGTCCAGATGTTTTCAG AGGAACTATGCGCTATGCTAGTGTTCATGCTCACCTTGGGAGAACAGCAAGCAGGAGAGATGATTTAGAATCCCTTGCCTATACACTTATCTTTCTTCTCCGTGGCCGTCTACCTTGGCAAGGGTATCAG GGTGAAAATAAAGGTTTTCTTGTCTGCAAAAAAAAGATGGCTACAGCTCCAGAGGCTCTTTGTTGTTTTTGTCCACAACCTTTCAAACAGTTTGTTGAGTATGTGGTTAACCTGAAGTTTGATGAAGAACCTAATTATGCAAAATGCATCTCACTTTTTGATGGCATAGTAGGTCCTAATCCAGATATTAGGCCAATCAACACTGATGGGGCTCAAAAG CTTATCTATCAGGTTGGCCAAAAGAGAGGTCGTCTaatgatggaagaagaagaagatgatcaaCCCAAAAAGAAGATTAGGGTGGGGATGCCTGCAACACAATGGATTAGTATTTATAATGCACGGCGGCCTATGAAGCAGAG GTACCACTACAATGTGGCTGATATGAGGCTTGCACAACACATTGAGAAAGGAAATGAAGATGGTTTATTCATCAGTTGTGTTGCATCTTGTTCCAATCTTTGGGCCCTGATTATGGATGCAGGCACTGGCTTCACTGCTCAAGTTTACGAACTGTCTGCGAATTTTCTTCACAAG GAATGGATAATGGAACAATGGGAGAAAAACTATTACATCAGCGCACTTGCAGGGACAAACAGTGGCAGCTCCTTGGTGGTTATGTCAAAAG GTTCTGCATATGCACAGCAATCTTACAAAGTCAGCGAGTCATTTCCTTTCAAGTGGATAAACAAAAAATGGAGAGAAGGTTTTTATATCACTGCAATGGCAACAGCTGGAAATAGATGGGCTGTTGTTATGTCTCGTAATGCAGGCTTTTCTGACCAG TGA
- the LOC122036137 gene encoding casein kinase 1-like protein HD16 isoform X1, protein MMPELRSGARRGQAQVNPVIQAERPKTRRRRLARNQQPVDENPPLRKSAERSEDIVLVEGRGVVGEFAGEENQEEVGERKMNDCDSGAKSADKLAGGDDEGNTTPLPEKVQISNSPLFKVERKLGKGGFGQVYVGRRISPTNANDRTIGSSAVEVALKFEHRTSKGCNYGPPYEWQVYNTLGGIHGVPRVHYKGRQGDYYVMIMDILGPSLWDVWNNNSHTMSVEMVACIAIEAISILEKMHSKGYVHGDVKPENFLLGPPGTPEEKKLFLVDLGLATKWKDSSTSGHVEYDQRPDVFRGTMRYASVHAHLGRTASRRDDLESLAYTLIFLLRGRLPWQGYQGENKGFLVCKKKMATAPEALCCFCPQPFKQFVEYVVNLKFDEEPNYAKCISLFDGIVGPNPDIRPINTDGAQKLIYQVGQKRGRLMMEEEEDDQPKKKIRVGMPATQWISIYNARRPMKQRYHYNVADMRLAQHIEKGNEDGLFISCVASCSNLWALIMDAGTGFTAQVYELSANFLHKEWIMEQWEKNYYISALAGTNSGSSLVVMSKGSAYAQQSYKVSESFPFKWINKKWREGFYITAMATAGNRWAVVMSRNAGFSDQVVELDFLYPSEGIHRRWDCGFRITATAATWDQVAFVLSVPRRKPMDETQETLRTSAFPSQHVKEKWSKNLYIASVCYGRTVS, encoded by the exons ATGATGCCGGAGCTGCGTAGCGGAGCGCGCAGAGGCCAGGCGCAGGTGAATCCAGTAATCCAGGCCGAGAGGCCGAAGACGCGGCGGAGGCGGCTGGCGAGGAACCAGCAGCCGGTGGACGAGAACCCACCGTTGAGGAAGTCTGCTGAGCGTTCTGAAGATATCGTTCTGGTGGAAGGCCGAGGAGTAGTTGGTGAGTTTGCTGGGGAGGAGAACCAGGAAGAGGTGGGAGAGAGGAAGATGAATGATTGTGATAGCGGGGCGAAGAGCGCAGATAAACTCGCTGGTGGTGATGACGAGGGGAACACCACACCTCTTCCAGAAAAG GTACAAATCAGTAATTCGCCACTATTCAAAGTCGAAAGGAAACTAGGAAAAGGTGGATTTGGACAAGTATATGTTGGTCGTCGTATTTCGCCTACCAATGCAAATGATAGGACGATTGGTTCTAGTGCTGTAGAG GTAGCATTGAAATTTGAACACAGAACCAGCAAAGGATGTAACTATGGTCCACCTTACGAATGGCAAGTGTACAA CACTCTTGGTGGCATCCATGGGGTGCCACGAGTCCACTATAAGGGCCGACAAGGGGACTACTATGTCATG ATTATGGATATACTGGGTCCTAGCCTGTGGGATGTATGGAATAACAACTCACACAC AATGTCTGTGGAAATGGTTGCATGTATTGCAATTGAAGCAATCTCCATATTAGAGAAGATGCATTCAAAAGG TTATGTACATGGAGATGTGAAACCTGAGAATTTCTTACTTGGGCCTCCTGGGACTCCTGAAGAAAAGAAATTGTTTCTTGTAGATCTTGGTTTAG CCACTAAGTGGAAGGACAGCTCTACAAGTGGGCATGTTGAGTATGATCAACGTCCAGATGTTTTCAG AGGAACTATGCGCTATGCTAGTGTTCATGCTCACCTTGGGAGAACAGCAAGCAGGAGAGATGATTTAGAATCCCTTGCCTATACACTTATCTTTCTTCTCCGTGGCCGTCTACCTTGGCAAGGGTATCAG GGTGAAAATAAAGGTTTTCTTGTCTGCAAAAAAAAGATGGCTACAGCTCCAGAGGCTCTTTGTTGTTTTTGTCCACAACCTTTCAAACAGTTTGTTGAGTATGTGGTTAACCTGAAGTTTGATGAAGAACCTAATTATGCAAAATGCATCTCACTTTTTGATGGCATAGTAGGTCCTAATCCAGATATTAGGCCAATCAACACTGATGGGGCTCAAAAG CTTATCTATCAGGTTGGCCAAAAGAGAGGTCGTCTaatgatggaagaagaagaagatgatcaaCCCAAAAAGAAGATTAGGGTGGGGATGCCTGCAACACAATGGATTAGTATTTATAATGCACGGCGGCCTATGAAGCAGAG GTACCACTACAATGTGGCTGATATGAGGCTTGCACAACACATTGAGAAAGGAAATGAAGATGGTTTATTCATCAGTTGTGTTGCATCTTGTTCCAATCTTTGGGCCCTGATTATGGATGCAGGCACTGGCTTCACTGCTCAAGTTTACGAACTGTCTGCGAATTTTCTTCACAAG GAATGGATAATGGAACAATGGGAGAAAAACTATTACATCAGCGCACTTGCAGGGACAAACAGTGGCAGCTCCTTGGTGGTTATGTCAAAAG GTTCTGCATATGCACAGCAATCTTACAAAGTCAGCGAGTCATTTCCTTTCAAGTGGATAAACAAAAAATGGAGAGAAGGTTTTTATATCACTGCAATGGCAACAGCTGGAAATAGATGGGCTGTTGTTATGTCTCGTAATGCAGGCTTTTCTGACCAG GTTGTTGAACTCGACTTTCTCTACCCTAGTGAAGGTATTCATCGAAGATGGGATTGTGGTTTCCGCATAACGGCAACTGCTGCTACATGGGATCAAGTTGCCTTTGTGCTTAGTGTACCTAGAAGGAAGCCAATGGATGAGACACAAGAGACACTTAGGACATCTGCTTTTCCTAGTCAACATGTGAAG GAGAAGTGGTCAAAGAATCTGTACATTGCGTCTGTTTGTTATGGCCGCACCGTCTCGTGA